The sequence CGATTGGACCTGGGAACACCCGCTGCTCATCCTCGCCGCCGCCGCGCTGCTGCCGCTGGGCATGTGGCGGGGCCTGCTAGGGCGGCTGACGCGCAATCCGCAGACCGCCATGGTGATCCTGCTGGTGGGCGTCTTCGTGGTCTTCAACCTCGCCATGATCCTCTACACCCGCACGCAGGACCAGGTGGCGCTCGGCTGGGTCGACTGGCTCGGCCTTGCCGCCCTGCTCTGCGTGGCGATGGTGCTGGCCGCGCGGCGCTGGTCCTACCTCGCCACCTGCCTTTCGGTGCTGATCGCCTTTGGCGGCCTCACCCATTTCACCTCCAGCCTCGGGGGCGAGCGCGAGCGCAGCTATTTCGGCATCTACTCGATCACCGACAGTGGCGATGGCGACAGGATCCTGATGCACGGCACCACGATTCACGGCATCCAGCGCGCGGGCACCGATGCTGACGAGCCTACCGCCTATTACGGCCGCAGCTCCGGCGTCGGGCTGGCGCTGGCCAATGCGGAGGCAATCGTCGGGCCACAGGCACGCGTGGGCGTTGTCGGCCTCGGCGTGGGTACGCTCTCCTGCTACCGGCAGGAGGGACAGGACTGGACCTTCTTCGAGATTGATCCGGTGGTGCAGCAGTTCTCCGAACGCGGCGACTTCACTTTCCTAGCCGACTGCGCGCCCGATGCGACGATCCGCATCGGCGATGCCCGGCTGGACCTTGCCGACGCTGCTCCGGGCAGCTTCGATGTGCTCGTGATCGACGCCTTCTCTTCGGATGCCATCCCGCTGCACCTGCTGACGGTGGAGGCCTTGGCAATCTACGAGCGCGCACTGGCGCCGGGCGGCCTGCTGCTGATGCATACCTCGAACCGCTATGTCGACCTCGAGCCGGTCATTGCCCGGCTGGCGGAGACACGCGGCCTGAATGCGATGCTGCTGCAGGATGAACCGCCGCGCCGCAACGACCTCTATTCCTCGACCTGGATCGCCCTGGCGCCCGAGCGCGCGCCGCTGGATGCCTTGTCGCAGACTGCCGACTGGCGCCTTTTGCGCGACCCCGAAGGCGCAGTATGGACCGACGACTACGCATCGGTCCTGCCCTATTTCGTGTGGGAGAATTTCCTGTGAGTGCCGACAGCCGCTTTCCCGGAGCCACCATCCTGCCCTTCGAGGGCAAGGTGCCGCAAATCCACGAGAGTGCTTTTGTCGCACCGGGTGCCCGGATCATCGGCGATGTCACCATCGGTCCGGAAGCGAGCATCTGGTACAACTGCGTGTTGCGCGGCGACATTCACAAGATCGTCGTCGGCGCGCGCAGCAACGTGCAGGATGGCAGTGTCTTCCACGTCGAAGGCCCGCGGCCCGATACCGACGGCGAACCCACCATAATCGGCGATGACTGCGTGATCGGCCACATGGCCGTGGTGCATGGCTGCCAACTGGAGAACCGCGCCTTCGTGGGCATGGGGGCCGTCGCCATGGACGGCGCGCGCATTGCCGAGGGCGGCATGCTGGGGGCGGGCGCGCTGCTCAGTCCCGGCAAGCAGATCGGACCGGGCGAAATCTGGATCGGCCGTCCGGCGAAGTACTATCGCACACAGGACGAGGCGCAAATCGCCAAGATCAGGTTCCAGACCGAGCGCTACTGCAAGCTGGCGCAGCGACACCTTGCGCAGATTCATGGCGCGTCCGAAAATTGATCTCCCTGCACCTGAGGCACTGCTCGCCGTGACCGATGCGGAGGGTCGGCTGGCGGTACGCGTCACTCCGGGTGCCCGCAGCGAAGCGCTGGCCATCGAACAGGGCAAGGTGCTGGTGAAGGTGCGGGCGAAACCTCAGGACGGTGCGGCCAATACGGCAGTCATCGCCTTGCTTGCCAAGGCGCTTGGGTGCGCTCCGTCGAGCATCGAATTGTTGCGCGGCGCAACTTCGCGCGAGAAGCTTTTTCGGGTGGATTAGTCGCGAATCAACGCCCGCAGCGCCTCGATCCGGTCCGCCTCGTGCGGCGGCTTGTCCCAGCGGATGCGGTGGATGCGCGGGAAACGCATGGCGAGGCCGGACTTGTGGCGCTTGCTCTCATGCACGGAATCGAAGGCGACCTCGAACACCAGCGACTTGTCGGTCTCGCGCACCGGGCCGAAGCGGTTGAGGGTCTTCTGCCGTACGTGGCGGTCAAGCTTCTTCAGCTCCTCGTCGGTGAAGCCGGAATAGGCCTTGCCCACCGGCAGCAGGTCCGCGCCCTCGTCCGGGTCGCCGTCCCAGCAGCCGAAGGTGTAGTCGGAATAGAAGCTCGATCGCTTGCCGCTGCCGCGCTGGGCATACATCA is a genomic window of Aurantiacibacter sp. MUD11 containing:
- a CDS encoding fused MFS/spermidine synthase, encoding MVDSAAPSSRRWLFTAAIFFGSFLLFLVQPMVARMALPQLGGAPNVWNSAMLVYQALLLAGYAYAHAIGRFSLRQQGAIHMVVLGLAALTLPIALAPVMGRGTGLEVIYVPWLFLLTVGPAFFAVSAQAPLIQRWFAAHPEAGNPYPLYAASNLGSFGGLLAYPLLAEPLFPLGEQSRIWAFGYLAMALLVGLAILSRRDVTAAADTDKAEEQVDWKRKLQWILLPAVPSGLMLSTTSFLTTDIMAIPLLWVIPLGLYLLSYSIAFAENRAMAGVFLFLAPLVLLVDGGIAVFAAGRADLLAAVASIILLLVVATALHARLYDLRPAASRLSQFYLYISAGGVLGGVFTALIAPVLFDWTWEHPLLILAAAALLPLGMWRGLLGRLTRNPQTAMVILLVGVFVVFNLAMILYTRTQDQVALGWVDWLGLAALLCVAMVLAARRWSYLATCLSVLIAFGGLTHFTSSLGGERERSYFGIYSITDSGDGDRILMHGTTIHGIQRAGTDADEPTAYYGRSSGVGLALANAEAIVGPQARVGVVGLGVGTLSCYRQEGQDWTFFEIDPVVQQFSERGDFTFLADCAPDATIRIGDARLDLADAAPGSFDVLVIDAFSSDAIPLHLLTVEALAIYERALAPGGLLLMHTSNRYVDLEPVIARLAETRGLNAMLLQDEPPRRNDLYSSTWIALAPERAPLDALSQTADWRLLRDPEGAVWTDDYASVLPYFVWENFL
- a CDS encoding gamma carbonic anhydrase family protein, which produces MSADSRFPGATILPFEGKVPQIHESAFVAPGARIIGDVTIGPEASIWYNCVLRGDIHKIVVGARSNVQDGSVFHVEGPRPDTDGEPTIIGDDCVIGHMAVVHGCQLENRAFVGMGAVAMDGARIAEGGMLGAGALLSPGKQIGPGEIWIGRPAKYYRTQDEAQIAKIRFQTERYCKLAQRHLAQIHGASEN
- a CDS encoding DUF167 domain-containing protein; protein product: MARPKIDLPAPEALLAVTDAEGRLAVRVTPGARSEALAIEQGKVLVKVRAKPQDGAANTAVIALLAKALGCAPSSIELLRGATSREKLFRVD